In the genome of Myxococcus guangdongensis, one region contains:
- a CDS encoding DUF6310 domain-containing protein produces the protein MRFGASAVVLLLLSACATSAPETRGGTSRNPRLANLQRAASLPWLDEGQCAVREASQPWPVLAERCYQVLDHDRLEFRDTTGRCSVASAGAAAVGLGLCVLAAPEIIVGTVVVLGVVVVAAAIHDALEAHELRRRHAEEAGDTAGTTQTIGAAEGHRKPERDPAEQGSQPPVPPLPVGSSRHPHCEPVPVPRASKDVAHNACADRFPPNRYPGMDVSVNGVRFDALQVGARVLWEIKTHRFDTYNGFIQEQELEKELKQLSKERDTAIECGYDFVVGVSTEAHRDALFKQESTFTVVVTGCQR, from the coding sequence TTGCGATTCGGCGCATCCGCCGTGGTTCTGCTGCTCCTCTCGGCCTGCGCGACGTCGGCGCCTGAGACTCGGGGAGGCACGTCCCGGAACCCACGGCTCGCCAATCTCCAGAGAGCGGCCTCGCTGCCGTGGCTGGACGAGGGCCAGTGCGCCGTTCGCGAAGCCTCCCAGCCGTGGCCCGTGCTCGCGGAGCGGTGCTATCAGGTGCTCGACCATGACCGGCTCGAGTTCCGTGACACCACGGGGAGATGCTCGGTGGCCTCCGCTGGCGCCGCGGCGGTGGGGCTCGGGCTCTGTGTCCTGGCGGCTCCCGAAATCATCGTGGGCACCGTCGTCGTCCTGGGGGTCGTGGTGGTCGCCGCGGCCATTCACGATGCACTGGAGGCGCATGAGCTACGACGCCGCCATGCCGAGGAAGCGGGCGACACCGCCGGAACGACACAGACGATTGGAGCAGCCGAAGGCCACCGGAAGCCTGAGCGGGACCCCGCTGAACAAGGCTCACAACCGCCTGTGCCACCCCTGCCCGTGGGCAGCTCGCGCCATCCCCATTGCGAGCCTGTTCCGGTGCCGCGTGCGTCCAAGGATGTGGCCCATAACGCCTGTGCCGACAGGTTCCCGCCCAATCGGTACCCCGGCATGGACGTGAGTGTTAACGGGGTTCGCTTCGATGCACTGCAGGTCGGCGCGCGCGTGCTGTGGGAAATCAAGACCCACCGCTTCGATACGTACAATGGCTTCATCCAGGAACAGGAGCTCGAGAAAGAGCTCAAGCAGTTGAGCAAGGAGCGCGACACCGCCATCGAATGTGGCTACGACTTTGTCGTAGGCGTGAGCACCGAGGCGCACCGGGACGCGCTGTTCAAACAGGAATCCACCTTCACGGTCGTCGTCACGGGATGCCAGAGATGA
- a CDS encoding DUF5953 family protein — protein MTPPSPLILNVYAPPLTGSDSRPLATIQGLERALPGLRLDWTGTESRRLAALPRRDEWVSEESTRGEFPFVCNGDERHPVMISGRLRSAYVSPGRRPQLQVHAKLPLDATVVIAASAVLEAVAEGSQAFWGHATPDDATLDIAFQTAPTREGPPAPRRGLPALKLFQHIRLPEIPYHLGWLNYWSADSARALGFPDASLDAELLSRARRTESGGWLVQLTQTPLDLDDPAHLETLLRTYERFPEIGGRASR, from the coding sequence ATGACTCCGCCGAGCCCCCTCATCCTCAATGTCTATGCGCCACCGCTCACGGGGTCCGACTCACGCCCGCTCGCCACCATCCAGGGGCTGGAGCGCGCCTTGCCCGGCTTGCGATTGGATTGGACCGGCACCGAAAGCCGACGACTCGCCGCTCTACCACGACGCGATGAGTGGGTGAGCGAGGAGAGCACGCGCGGCGAGTTCCCGTTCGTCTGCAACGGAGACGAGCGTCATCCCGTGATGATTTCGGGGCGCCTCCGCTCGGCGTACGTGAGCCCGGGGAGGCGGCCACAACTCCAGGTCCATGCAAAGCTCCCTCTGGATGCGACGGTCGTCATTGCCGCGTCGGCCGTGCTCGAAGCCGTCGCCGAGGGCTCACAGGCGTTCTGGGGTCACGCCACGCCGGACGACGCCACGCTGGACATCGCGTTCCAGACAGCCCCCACGCGGGAGGGACCACCCGCGCCTCGCCGGGGATTGCCTGCCCTGAAGCTCTTCCAGCACATCCGTCTGCCCGAGATTCCCTATCACCTGGGATGGTTGAACTACTGGTCCGCGGACTCAGCGCGAGCCCTCGGGTTCCCAGACGCGTCACTCGACGCCGAACTGCTGTCTCGAGCGCGTCGTACGGAGTCAGGCGGGTGGCTCGTGCAACTCACCCAGACCCCACTCGACCTGGACGACCCGGCCCACCTGGAGACCCTCCTGCGAACCTACGAGCGCTTCCCGGAGATCGGCGGCCGCGCGTCGCGTTGA
- a CDS encoding FHA domain-containing protein, translated as MMTVQELRALSSRLTEAFFCKQVGPFVLVQKPPSPVMAQLALKMGAARTTMARDIPSLERQQVALWLHFDALTVATLPPVGGQDVLTVGRQPDCDLVVNEPSVSKRHAKLCWWGPSAGCTLVDLKSSNGTFVNAKEVESGGELHLRDGDLLGFGDATFAYLLAPSFYAKMKRVGT; from the coding sequence ATGATGACGGTTCAGGAGTTGCGCGCGTTGAGCTCGCGGCTGACCGAGGCCTTCTTCTGCAAGCAGGTGGGGCCGTTCGTGTTGGTGCAGAAGCCGCCCAGTCCGGTGATGGCGCAGCTGGCGCTGAAGATGGGCGCGGCGCGCACGACGATGGCGCGGGACATCCCCAGCCTGGAGCGACAGCAGGTGGCGCTGTGGCTGCACTTCGACGCGCTCACGGTGGCCACGCTGCCGCCGGTGGGCGGGCAGGACGTGCTCACGGTGGGGCGACAGCCGGACTGCGACCTGGTGGTCAACGAGCCCTCGGTGTCCAAGCGTCACGCGAAGCTGTGTTGGTGGGGGCCGTCCGCGGGCTGCACGCTGGTGGACCTCAAGTCGAGCAACGGCACGTTCGTGAACGCCAAGGAGGTGGAGTCCGGAGGCGAGCTGCACCTGCGGGACGGAGACCTGCTGGGGTTCGGCGACGCGACGTTCGCCTACCTGCTCGCGCCGTCCTTCTACGCGAAGATGAAGCGCGTCGGGACCTGA
- a CDS encoding GspE/PulE family protein, whose protein sequence is MAEDIPAPFAELAQFTLDRASLRRLPESFCRRNQVAVLDKVDPQADGAPVTVGMTNPDQPSVLELITEFLRRPLRVVRLNPYEIESALEVGFGAGPRVTADVVLIPGTRMSSPPTTVELVEHVLVSAVELKASDIHVESYFDDVDLRYRIDGILHQSYTDIDPRSLPGVVSRVKVLAGLDITERRRPQDGRLRALIERPEGRKVVDFRVSVVPSPAGEDIVIRILDASVGLVPVAKLGMSPAMQAVFLQLLANPEGLVLVTGPTGSGKTTTLYSALAQLNDGLRKIVTAEDPIEYYVPKVNQKQVTPQMPYATLLRALLRQDPNVMLVGEVRDLETGSMALTAAATGHVVLGTLHTADAVGAVARLRGLGLDDVDVADSLLAVLTQRLVRRICEQCTVDTRPTDEQAKLLGRLLDGVRTRMGQGCAACNHTGYKGRLGIFELLVVDPDLQDLIARGEPTVHLRRHARAHGLRTLVEDALDKVDAGITTVAELVRVVPYRHILTTRDERYGHDSDEQA, encoded by the coding sequence ATGGCCGAGGACATCCCCGCTCCGTTCGCCGAGCTCGCGCAGTTCACCCTGGACCGCGCCTCGCTCCGACGGCTCCCTGAGTCCTTCTGCCGTCGCAACCAGGTCGCGGTGCTGGACAAGGTGGACCCGCAGGCCGACGGCGCGCCGGTGACGGTGGGCATGACGAACCCCGACCAGCCCTCCGTGCTGGAGCTCATCACCGAGTTCCTGCGCCGGCCGCTGCGCGTGGTGCGGCTCAACCCGTACGAAATCGAGTCGGCGCTGGAGGTGGGCTTCGGCGCGGGGCCTCGTGTCACCGCGGACGTGGTGCTGATTCCCGGCACGCGCATGTCGAGCCCGCCCACCACGGTGGAGCTGGTGGAGCACGTGCTCGTGAGCGCCGTGGAGTTGAAGGCCTCCGACATCCACGTGGAGAGCTACTTCGACGACGTGGACCTGCGCTATCGCATCGACGGCATCCTCCACCAGTCGTACACGGACATCGACCCTCGCTCGCTGCCGGGCGTCGTCAGTCGGGTGAAGGTGCTGGCGGGCCTGGACATCACGGAGCGCAGGCGTCCCCAGGATGGTCGGCTGCGCGCGCTCATCGAGCGTCCCGAGGGCCGCAAGGTGGTGGACTTCCGCGTCAGCGTGGTGCCGAGCCCCGCGGGGGAGGACATCGTCATCCGCATCCTCGACGCCAGCGTGGGGCTGGTGCCCGTGGCGAAGCTGGGCATGTCTCCCGCGATGCAGGCCGTCTTCCTGCAACTGTTGGCCAACCCGGAGGGCCTGGTGCTCGTCACCGGGCCCACGGGCAGCGGGAAGACCACGACGTTGTACTCGGCGCTGGCGCAGTTGAACGACGGGCTGCGCAAGATCGTCACCGCCGAGGACCCCATCGAGTACTACGTCCCCAAGGTGAACCAGAAGCAGGTGACGCCGCAGATGCCGTACGCGACGTTGCTGCGCGCGCTCCTGCGCCAGGACCCCAACGTGATGCTGGTGGGGGAGGTGCGCGATCTGGAGACGGGCAGCATGGCGCTGACGGCCGCGGCCACGGGGCACGTGGTGCTGGGCACGCTGCACACCGCGGACGCGGTGGGGGCGGTGGCGCGCCTGCGCGGCCTGGGGCTCGACGACGTGGACGTGGCGGACTCGCTGCTGGCGGTGCTGACGCAGCGGCTGGTGCGTCGCATCTGTGAGCAGTGCACGGTGGACACGCGGCCCACGGACGAGCAGGCGAAGTTGCTGGGCCGCCTGCTGGACGGCGTGCGCACGCGGATGGGGCAGGGCTGCGCCGCGTGCAACCACACGGGCTACAAGGGCCGGCTGGGCATCTTCGAGCTGCTGGTGGTGGACCCGGACCTGCAGGACCTCATCGCCCGGGGCGAGCCCACGGTGCACCTGCGCCGGCACGCGCGGGCCCACGGGCTGCGCACGCTGGTGGAGGACGCGCTGGACAAGGTGGACGCGGGCATCACCACGGTGGCGGAGCTGGTGCGCGTGGTGCCCTATCGCCACATCCTCACCACGCGGGACGAGCGCTACGGCCACGACTCCGACGAGCAGGCCTGA
- a CDS encoding ATP-binding protein — MTLELGSLVAASVVYLLVLFLVAYAAERGLISSRITQHPLVYALALGVYATSWSYFGSVGYAARHGYRYLGIYLGVTLACLLVPVLWRPLLRLTRELQLTSLADLLAFRYPGQTTGTAVTLFMLAGSLPYLALQVRAVVESAKVLSPSASPTLVGMGFCAVLVVFSVLFGARHLTPRERHEGLMLAIAFESAVKVVALVAVGAWAVSQVFGGVDGLWKWLEAHPEAVEQLQRPAREASWAPLLVLSCAAAFLTPRSYHVAFTEAPEKDALSTATWAFPLVLLVMNLAVPVVLWSGEALGLPWPADFHLLAVPASRGATGLALVAFLGGVSASSAMVIVTTLALAPMCLTHLVLPLGYARGQPHLYGWLLWARRLLIALIILAGYGFYRLLDTRGMGLVDLGLVSFVAVAQFAPGVLGLLFWKRATRAGLLAGLGAGAALWLVTLVVPLWASPGVVAWTHRVSALLGFPSDEPWGFSTFASLTLNTLAFVGVSLATRQSQAETEAARACTREGPGLVSGGVEASSPREFRERLVPLLGEEAASAEVDRALESLDMSPNERRPSELRRLRDGVERNLSGLLGPVLARLTVQEALRLEPGTRAALAEQLRFVEERLRDARGMQGPVRAVEAVRRYLNRILEDLPLGVCTVGPDGEVVIWNAALERLAGVREHAARGHPLADLPAPWGSLLSAFAAGAEADTETRVVVAGAERTLRLHRSRLTPDEEGGGTSEGMALLVEDLTEKKAVDAKLAHQDRLASLGRVAAGVAHEIGNPLTAIASLTQNLKYELDDAEAVKERTALILQQCRRIDAIVRALVGFSHAGTVGGEARPFARVEVGPLLTEALQLARMARSATRSRGVSFEHRGAEGLVVLGDAQRLEQVLVNLLTNAVDASPEGGRVELEAQAQEGRIHLRVLDRGHGIASELTQRVFEPFFTTKQPGEGTGLGLALVAGIVREHGGTIQVDNRPGGGTSVTVSLPDARSHTTTARPVPGATA; from the coding sequence ATGACGCTTGAGCTGGGCTCGCTCGTCGCCGCGTCCGTCGTCTACCTGCTCGTGCTGTTCCTCGTCGCCTATGCGGCGGAGCGAGGCCTCATCTCCTCGCGCATCACCCAGCACCCGCTGGTGTACGCGCTCGCGCTGGGCGTCTACGCGACGTCCTGGTCCTACTTCGGCAGCGTGGGCTACGCGGCCCGGCACGGCTACCGCTACCTGGGCATCTACCTGGGCGTCACCCTGGCGTGCCTGCTCGTGCCCGTGTTGTGGCGTCCGCTCTTGCGGCTGACACGTGAACTGCAGCTCACGTCGCTCGCGGACCTGCTCGCCTTCCGCTACCCGGGCCAGACGACGGGCACGGCGGTGACGCTGTTCATGCTGGCCGGCAGCCTCCCCTACCTCGCGCTCCAGGTGCGCGCGGTGGTGGAGTCCGCGAAGGTGCTCAGCCCGTCGGCCTCGCCCACGCTCGTCGGCATGGGCTTCTGCGCGGTGCTCGTCGTCTTCTCCGTCCTCTTCGGCGCGCGCCACCTCACCCCGCGCGAGCGACACGAGGGGCTGATGCTGGCCATCGCCTTCGAGTCGGCCGTGAAGGTGGTGGCGCTCGTCGCCGTGGGCGCGTGGGCGGTGTCGCAGGTGTTCGGCGGCGTGGACGGATTGTGGAAGTGGCTGGAGGCGCACCCCGAGGCGGTGGAGCAACTCCAGCGCCCCGCGCGCGAGGCATCGTGGGCGCCCCTGCTGGTGCTCTCGTGCGCGGCGGCGTTCCTCACTCCGCGCAGCTACCACGTTGCCTTCACCGAGGCGCCCGAGAAGGACGCGCTGTCCACCGCGACGTGGGCCTTCCCGCTGGTGTTGCTGGTGATGAACCTGGCCGTCCCCGTCGTGCTGTGGAGTGGCGAGGCGCTGGGGCTGCCCTGGCCCGCGGACTTCCACCTGCTCGCGGTGCCCGCCTCGCGCGGCGCCACGGGACTGGCGCTGGTGGCCTTCCTGGGCGGCGTGTCCGCGTCCAGCGCGATGGTCATCGTCACCACGCTGGCCCTGGCGCCCATGTGCCTGACGCACCTGGTGCTGCCCTTGGGCTACGCGCGTGGACAACCGCACCTGTACGGCTGGCTGCTCTGGGCGCGCCGGCTGCTCATCGCGCTCATCATCCTGGCGGGCTACGGCTTCTACCGCCTGCTCGACACGCGGGGGATGGGGCTGGTGGACCTGGGCCTCGTGTCCTTCGTCGCGGTGGCGCAGTTCGCGCCCGGCGTGCTCGGGCTGCTCTTCTGGAAGCGGGCCACGCGCGCGGGGCTGCTCGCGGGGCTGGGCGCGGGCGCGGCGCTGTGGCTGGTGACATTGGTGGTGCCGCTGTGGGCCTCGCCGGGAGTTGTGGCGTGGACCCACCGCGTCTCGGCGCTGCTCGGCTTCCCCAGCGACGAGCCGTGGGGCTTCTCCACCTTCGCGTCGCTGACGCTCAACACGCTCGCCTTCGTGGGTGTGTCGCTGGCCACCCGGCAATCGCAGGCGGAGACCGAGGCCGCGCGGGCGTGCACGCGTGAAGGCCCCGGGCTCGTCTCCGGCGGCGTGGAGGCCAGCTCACCGCGCGAGTTCCGCGAGCGCCTGGTGCCGCTCCTGGGCGAGGAGGCCGCGTCGGCGGAGGTGGACCGCGCGCTGGAGTCCCTCGACATGTCCCCGAACGAGCGGCGTCCGTCCGAGCTGCGCCGCCTGCGCGATGGCGTGGAGCGCAACCTCTCGGGCCTCCTGGGCCCGGTGCTCGCGAGGCTCACCGTGCAGGAGGCGCTGCGACTGGAGCCCGGCACTCGCGCGGCATTGGCCGAGCAGCTGCGCTTCGTGGAGGAGCGCCTGCGCGACGCACGCGGCATGCAGGGCCCGGTGCGCGCGGTGGAGGCGGTGCGGCGCTATCTCAATCGCATCCTCGAGGACCTGCCCCTGGGCGTGTGCACCGTGGGGCCCGACGGGGAGGTCGTCATCTGGAACGCCGCGCTGGAGCGGCTGGCCGGAGTGCGGGAACACGCCGCGCGAGGCCACCCCCTGGCGGACCTGCCCGCGCCCTGGGGCTCACTCCTGTCCGCCTTCGCGGCCGGCGCGGAGGCCGACACCGAGACGCGCGTCGTCGTGGCCGGCGCCGAGCGCACGCTGCGGCTGCACCGCTCGCGGCTGACACCCGACGAGGAGGGCGGCGGCACCTCCGAGGGTATGGCGCTGCTGGTGGAGGACCTGACGGAGAAGAAGGCCGTGGACGCGAAGCTCGCGCACCAGGACCGGCTGGCCTCGCTCGGCCGCGTGGCGGCGGGCGTGGCGCACGAGATTGGCAATCCCCTGACGGCCATCGCCAGCCTCACGCAGAACCTCAAGTACGAGCTGGACGACGCGGAGGCCGTGAAGGAGCGCACCGCGCTCATCCTCCAGCAGTGCCGACGCATCGACGCCATCGTCCGCGCGCTGGTGGGCTTCAGTCACGCCGGCACCGTGGGTGGCGAGGCCCGGCCCTTCGCGCGCGTGGAGGTGGGGCCGCTCTTGACGGAGGCGCTCCAGCTCGCGCGGATGGCGCGCTCGGCGACGCGCTCCCGAGGGGTGAGCTTCGAGCACCGCGGCGCCGAGGGGCTGGTGGTCCTGGGCGACGCGCAGCGGCTGGAGCAGGTGCTCGTCAACCTGCTCACCAACGCGGTGGATGCCTCGCCCGAAGGTGGGCGCGTGGAGCTGGAGGCGCAGGCCCAGGAGGGCCGTATCCACCTGCGCGTGCTGGACCGGGGACACGGCATCGCCTCGGAGCTCACCCAGCGCGTCTTCGAGCCGTTCTTCACGACGAAGCAGCCGGGCGAGGGCACGGGCCTCGGGCTCGCATTGGTGGCGGGCATCGTCCGTGAGCACGGCGGCACCATCCAGGTGGACAACCGGCCCGGAGGAGGGACTAGCGTGACGGTGAGCCTGCCCGACGCACGAAGCCACACGACCACCGCACGTCCCGTCCCGGGAGCCACCGCATGA
- a CDS encoding sigma-54-dependent transcriptional regulator: MSRILVIEDEPIIRTELRRLLVRAGHDVSEAGAVQEAASDYALDSFDLVLSDLRLPGAPGTDVIALCPGVPVLIMTSYATVKSAVDAMKLGAVDYIAKPFDHDELLLQVERVLREGKLTRQNAALKREVEQSYSVSGMVGGCAPMRDVFERLRKVAPSPATVLVLGESGTGKELVARALHAQSPRADGPLISVNCAAIPEGLLESELFGHEKGAFTGALTAHAGLVEAAHGGTLFLDEVGELPAPAQARLLRMLQDGEVRRVGSTRPRKVDVRIVAATHRDLPRRVQEGAFRQDLYFRLRVVEIRLPPLRERGEDLPVLAKYLLEKACRRIGRPPATLSPESLQALLTHPWPGNVRELENALERAVILSEGPVITPDLLALELPGGEPLDAAEPAESEPEETGGGSMEEYFRRFVLENQEHMGETELAKRLGISRKALWEKRQKLGLPRTRA; encoded by the coding sequence ATGAGCCGCATCCTGGTCATCGAGGACGAACCCATCATCCGCACGGAGTTGCGCCGGCTGCTCGTGCGCGCCGGGCATGACGTGTCCGAGGCGGGCGCGGTGCAGGAGGCCGCGAGCGATTACGCGCTCGACTCCTTTGATTTGGTGCTGTCGGACCTGCGGCTGCCGGGCGCGCCGGGCACGGACGTCATCGCGCTGTGTCCCGGGGTGCCGGTGCTCATCATGACCAGCTACGCCACCGTGAAGTCCGCGGTGGACGCGATGAAGCTGGGCGCGGTGGACTACATCGCCAAGCCGTTCGACCACGACGAGCTGCTCCTCCAGGTGGAGCGCGTGCTGCGCGAGGGCAAGCTCACGCGCCAGAACGCGGCCCTCAAGCGAGAGGTGGAGCAGTCCTACTCCGTGAGCGGCATGGTGGGCGGCTGCGCGCCGATGCGCGACGTCTTCGAGCGCCTGCGCAAGGTGGCCCCCTCCCCCGCCACCGTGCTGGTGCTGGGCGAGTCCGGCACCGGCAAGGAGCTGGTGGCGCGCGCCCTCCATGCGCAGAGCCCTCGCGCGGACGGGCCCCTCATCTCCGTCAACTGCGCGGCCATCCCCGAGGGCCTGCTGGAGAGCGAGCTGTTCGGCCACGAGAAGGGGGCCTTCACGGGCGCGCTCACCGCGCACGCGGGCCTGGTGGAGGCCGCGCACGGCGGCACCCTCTTCCTGGACGAGGTGGGCGAATTGCCCGCGCCCGCGCAGGCGCGCCTGCTGCGCATGCTCCAGGACGGAGAGGTGCGGCGCGTGGGCTCCACGCGCCCTCGCAAGGTGGACGTGCGCATCGTCGCCGCCACGCACCGCGACTTGCCCCGCCGCGTGCAAGAGGGCGCCTTCCGCCAGGACCTCTACTTCCGGCTGCGCGTGGTGGAGATCCGCCTGCCGCCCCTGCGCGAGCGCGGCGAGGACCTGCCCGTGCTGGCGAAGTACCTCCTGGAGAAGGCCTGCCGGAGAATAGGCCGCCCTCCCGCGACGCTGTCCCCCGAGTCCCTCCAGGCCCTGCTGACACACCCATGGCCCGGCAACGTGCGCGAGCTGGAGAACGCCCTCGAGCGCGCGGTCATCCTCTCCGAGGGGCCCGTCATCACCCCGGACCTGCTCGCGCTGGAGCTGCCCGGTGGCGAGCCGCTCGACGCCGCCGAGCCCGCCGAGTCGGAGCCCGAGGAGACGGGCGGCGGCTCGATGGAGGAGTACTTCCGCCGCTTCGTGCTCGAGAACCAGGAGCACATGGGCGAGACGGAGCTGGCCAAGCGTCTGGGCATCAGCCGCAAGGCCTTGTGGGAGAAGCGCCAGAAGCTCGGCCTCCCCCGCACCCGCGCATGA
- a CDS encoding porin: protein MPHPSMRSSPLLVALAVVLLPLGSAIAGKIAINDEANLNINLLLQSQAQVIKDGAPSGSVGTDFFLRRVRLLVYGNVTKRLSFFMETDQPNFGKDNNYNVDFFVQDAFVSYEFAEKIWVDVGMLIAPFSRHNLQGAIALNSVDYHSSVIRFTAGVGKIWRDMGVQLRGFAGPVGFRAAIMNGAEGTKREDLPTVNPDDLPRGVAMVRWNFLTREEDLFFQGIYFTDKPHLSVGVGADYQPSAIATASGVHDSLGISADTFLDWPMGNDQELVFQTGVFHYRQGMDNPQSGTGVQAELGYRIAKVEPLVSVEYFNSRVTNQDSLIFRPGFNVWFQKHTFNLRTEVAIARVGDLSNADTGVTGTAQLQFFY, encoded by the coding sequence ATGCCCCACCCCTCCATGCGCTCGTCGCCGCTCCTGGTCGCGCTCGCTGTGGTCCTCCTCCCGCTGGGCTCCGCAATCGCAGGCAAAATCGCCATCAACGACGAAGCGAACCTCAACATCAACCTGCTGCTCCAATCGCAGGCACAGGTCATCAAGGACGGGGCGCCCAGTGGGAGTGTGGGCACGGACTTCTTCCTGCGCCGGGTGCGGCTGCTCGTCTATGGCAACGTGACGAAGCGCCTGTCCTTCTTCATGGAGACGGACCAGCCCAACTTCGGCAAGGACAACAACTACAACGTCGACTTCTTCGTCCAGGACGCGTTCGTGTCCTACGAGTTCGCGGAGAAGATCTGGGTGGACGTGGGCATGCTCATCGCCCCGTTCTCGCGCCACAACCTCCAGGGCGCCATCGCGCTCAACTCGGTGGACTACCACTCGAGCGTCATCCGCTTCACCGCGGGGGTGGGCAAAATCTGGCGCGACATGGGCGTGCAGCTGCGCGGCTTCGCGGGACCGGTGGGCTTCCGCGCCGCCATCATGAACGGCGCCGAAGGCACGAAGCGCGAGGACTTGCCCACCGTCAACCCGGATGACCTGCCACGCGGCGTGGCGATGGTGCGCTGGAACTTCCTCACGCGCGAGGAGGACCTCTTCTTCCAGGGCATCTACTTCACCGACAAGCCGCACCTGTCGGTGGGCGTGGGCGCGGACTACCAGCCCTCCGCCATCGCCACCGCGTCGGGCGTGCACGACTCGTTGGGCATCTCCGCGGACACCTTCCTGGACTGGCCCATGGGCAATGACCAGGAGCTGGTGTTCCAGACGGGCGTGTTCCACTACCGCCAGGGCATGGACAACCCGCAGAGCGGCACGGGCGTCCAGGCGGAGCTGGGCTACCGCATCGCCAAGGTGGAGCCCCTGGTGTCCGTCGAGTACTTCAACTCGCGCGTCACGAACCAGGACTCGCTCATCTTCCGGCCCGGCTTCAACGTCTGGTTCCAGAAGCACACGTTCAACCTGCGGACCGAGGTCGCCATCGCGCGCGTGGGCGACCTGTCCAACGCGGACACCGGCGTCACCGGCACCGCGCAGCTCCAGTTCTTCTACTAA